The window TATCTTACTCAAGTACTTCAAAGGTAGTCACAGGACAACCTTTCCGAGTTCTAACTTCCAAACCTATAACTTGGTTTGCTTGCCTGCTTCCTATCTGACCTATCAATCAAAGAAATGTTCTAGTTCCGCGATACAAGCTTGACTGTCGCTCTGAGACAGTAGATTTCTTGGTTGGGGGTCCCTTTATCAAAGGCTCCCTTTCCTACTGATCATACAACAAATGAAGGTGGTTAGAAAGATGGCACATCGATCTTCTGTACACCCTGTTCGTGCTGCGGAACGCAAAAAATCCGCCTTCTTTGAAAAACAATTCCTGACTCCAAAGTCTCAAAGGAGACTTGGGCGGCGCCTTCTGAAGAGCCCTTCATTCTGCGACTCAGATAGGCTAGGATTCGTGTCTCAGCCGGAAGGGGTCGTAGAACTGACTCAGACAAAGTGTTAGAAGTACGATCTCCGAATCTATAAGCTTTGGCCTGCCTTCTTCCCTTATCTAATCTCTTAGGTAATAAGAAAGTGGTGTTAATTGTCACGCTAAGGAGCTGACCAGTGACATTTCTGTCTCAATTGAAGTCAACCTTACTATACTCGCTTGTAGGAGATCATCGCTCAGAAGGGCGTTCTTTTGCTAGAAAAACAAGAGTTTGAAGATCACCCAACCCACGAAAAGGTCAGAACTATCGATCTAGCCCCACTTTCTATAGCAATTTATCGACATGTTGTTTCGAATGTCCTTGAAAAGGCCTACACACATACCCTGCCACTCGATGTGTAGTGGGTTTGTTCAGTAGAGATGGGTAGAGCACACAAGTATTGGAAGGAAAGTTTCACCCTTCTTAAAAGAGAAAAAGTCTGTATTGAACTCTGATTTGAATTCCTTTCTTATTAGTTTCAAAGTGCAAAATGTTCATTGCCTTGATCAGAGCCTTTAAGCCTTTTAGAAGCGAGCATTTCCGCAGCTTCTATTTTTCCTAAAGCTAATGAACCGAATGGAAGAGAAAAACTTGGAATAAATAATAAAGAAGGAaccaacaagaaaataaagaatTGTTCCAACCTCGGCTCGGGGTCTGTCTGGAAATGGAAAATAGTTCTCTCTCTCATCTGGTCTCGCCACAGTGACAAGAAAAACAAGTGAATAATTGGAATAGAACGCAATCGTCAACCAAAATCGGGTAGGATGTATTCTAAAATAAAGCCTTGCCTCACTCGAAAGTGAGGACCTCACCCCTCCTTCCTCATTTATTGAGAATGAAAAAGATAATGTTCATTCCTTCCTCAAAACAAGAGTTCCACGGGCGGCTGCTCCTGAATGAGCCGCTCATGCTCAAACTGATCAACATAAAGTGGAAAGTGTACTAGAGATATTACTCGCagtatgagaaggaagagaagatcTAACCTCTCTACTTGACACCTCTGAACCAACTTCATTCCTAGCTAAAACAGGAAAGCTGAAAGTACTCAAGCTTCAAACTCCTTGCTAACAGCCCTACCGATAAAAGGAATAATGCTTCAAGGACTATATGACTAGCTCTTATACGAGTTCCTGGTAAACCACTACTTGCGTAAAGTACTCCGCTCGCTCCCCTGCTCGTTCAAAGTATTCCACTCGCTAGGATCTTAGTAAATAAGCTTACTCCTTACCTTCCCTTCCTAGCTTTGAGAGCAATACTACCTATAATAACACAATGAACTTATCCTACTTAGGGAATAGGCTGGCATAAAGGGCAAAAGAGCAAGAGTTGCACCCGGTCTAAAACCAGGTGGTGTTACTTTCCTGCTTCCACCTGAACCTGCTTGCAGGCCTTATAGAAAAGTCTTGTATAAGATAACTAGCTTGACAACAGGAATTCTCTAACTTACTTGTAGATAACGAACTTGTTGAAGGAGGTTAAGATAGTTTTCTGTTAATGGGGAGAGAGAAAAAGAGTCCTCGCTTTCATAATCGGTAATCAGAGTCCAGGCTTCCTACACCAATATTTTACGACAACCTACGAACCGACTAGCTCAACAGCTAGCTTTAGAGAAACTGTCCTAACTTATCCAAGTAGTCCTAATAAATGGCCTTCATGAAATACTCTTCCTTTCCCTGCGGCACTCGCTTGAAGGACTCGAAAGCTGACTAATGCTGATAGGAAGAACTTTCAAAGTTCTCGTTAGTCCTTTAATTGAAGCTAGTGACATCATCTGACTCTATCAATTCATTTCTATCTTTTTTTCTTTCATTTATCTCTTTCCTATCTATACAGTGTATTACCCCAAAAGATAGTGAGTTAAGCAAGCATGTGGGAAGTAAGCGAGCAGGGTGAGGCGGCGGCTTGTAGAAAATCCTCAATATCTATATCGGAGTCAGCATCCGTTTTTGTTTGAGTTTTGCTGTTAGCTTACGTCCTTTTAGCTAGTTCGACGTGTTTTCATTAGTCCTTCAAGCAAGTGAGCCAGTCGCGATAGGTCTTTTTAGCCTTTAAGTAGTAGTCCTGTGCGAAAGATAGTTATCATAGTGAAGTGAGTTATTACAGTTTTTCGAGTTTCTTGAAGGCCAGGCAGTCAGCCAAGGAAGGAAGTTATGGTGTGGAAATCTTCTAGTTTGTCTTCCCCTTCAAGCTCTCAAGTACACTAGGGGAGAGGTATCGAAAGTCAAAGTATAAATCAAAGTGAAAGTAAGAAGTATAAGTAGTAGACTATCGATTAGGTTTTTCTACTTAATTGAGCTGCTTATGCAAAGTTTTAGAATTTGTTCACATAGGCAGCGTGATTGGGGGCATATTTGTTGCTTCCCAAGGTAGTTAGTTCACCACACAGGCATGTTAGTACTAAACTGCAGAAAACTATTAAGTCATCCAATTCATGCCGCATTGCAAGATTACTCTACCACTCTAAATGGTATATAGATAAGTGTCTTCACTTCATCAAATGAAAATCAAAGAAATTGAGTACTAACACGTATTGCTATGGATGCTGCAAACAGGCTTTCGGCAGCAATTCCAGAAAAAAGGAATAGGTGTTTTAGCCAGGTCATCAAATCAGGGGGGATATGCCAAGAAGAAATCCATGGAAATCAGCATTCCAAGAACAATAAGTTGGCACTTTCTTTCATATATAAACTATTTATTGAGGGAAAAGATATGAAAAACTAGAGTGGAATCGATTGAATGCACTATCGTTATGCTTTGGCCAACCCTCTTTTCCAAGTTCCTCTTGTTTATCCAATCTGTATTCCAATCATAAATCCAAGGTAAGATCAAGCCAAAGGGGAATCTAGGTACCGTTGACCCAGGAAATCAAGTATCAAAGGACCCGGGCAATAGGTTTATGACTCAACTGAAACTAGAGCAGGGAATAGCAGGATGCCTATGTTTCCAATACAGAAATCCTTAACAGAACAGAGCACAGACAATAGGGCCAACTGTTGGTCTTACTTTCCCTCAATAAATAGTTTGGATTGGATAAACAATCCTACTTTCATTCCAATCATAAAACAAGGGAAAAGATCAAGGGAGAAAACCCTTCCAAGAAAACTAGTAACCAAACCCTGACGAACTTGCATTTGTTGGGTGAAAAGAAGAGTTCAACAGGAAGAACATATGAAGGGATTGAGATGTTTGGATCTTGGCTAAATTTATAAGCGAAGAATGCATGTGAAGTATTAAAGGTACATTCGACTATATCTCATTCTATAGAAACCATTTCTCAATCTATAGAAACCATTTGCTTTAGGTAGACGTGATGGTACTTCCACTATTTTGGCATCTTATGGAACCCAATTCAAGAGATATAAACTAGATCCTTGTTATTAGAATGATGATCTCTTGGCTATGACTGAGTCATATATTAATGGAAATGGTTTGCTCCTCCGAAAGTCCAAGTTGAGTCCAAGTAGTGGCAAACTAGAATCCTTCTTTTCTTTTCCCTTCGTGGTTATTTTTCAGTTCAAATGACGAATTGAGACAGAAACCAATGGATTCCAGTGGCTGGGGGATCCTATGTCTATAGATAGATTCAAGTACCATTCTATACCCCTTCCCTAGCGCCCTATAGACCTGTTTTGCTAAGTGGGTCCTACTTAGCTGGTCGGCCTAGGGGGGAATGCAATTCAAGAGACAAGTTCTACAAGTTCTCATGGCCGAGATCCCCGTATTGGTAACGGGGCTGGTGCTGACTCGTTCAGAGAACAGACCCCCAATGTTCTTGGGAAGAAAGAGAGAAGGACGTCCCTGTAAGGGAGATCCTGTGTTGGAAGATATTGGTGGGTGTCATCTCGTTCAATTCTGGGTCAAATGACAAGAGGGCCGTTCAAGCAGATTAGAAGTAGATGTTGTTGAGAAAAGATCAAAGTGCCACTATGGAGGTCGGAACAAGCGTCTACCTACCAAGTGAATTGTGATTGAAATGACGATGGCAACAGGTTGAGCTCTATCCACTGAAATGGAATCCATCGATGCGGTAAAGGACAGAGCAGAAACAAATTCTCCATTTCCCTGCCTTGCGACCGAACAAAGAAGAAATGCTAGAGTGAGGAGACCTGTTGGTTGACCAACTGAAGGAAATGACGCCTCTCCTGCTTTGCTTACTTTTGGCCAGCATTCGTCTTCGGCTTACAGTAGCGTTTGCATCTCTATTGGAAATCGAATTTCTATGTCCGTCCATAAAAAGCATCAACTTCTAGTGCCGCCATCCACCACAAGAGTAGGTAACCTGCTCACTCTTTTCTCTATTGGGGGATCTAGGTATATCTTCCAACTCTCCTTCTTGCACACTGGCATACAAAGCAGCCTCATAAACTGCATTTTGTAACTGAACCTCCACAGTTTTCAAACCTAAGGGTGGATCAAAAGGCACCGGTATTCTCTAATCTAACTTGAATTCAGATCAATAATCGAGGGGCACAAGAAGAAGGAAAGAGCGCGGTTCCGGCTAAAACCAACTCTGCGAGGAAAGCATAACTCAGCGGTGACTGATCCGCTCGAACCACACTACTTAGGCTCACTTGCGAGAGCTCCCCTGACTCTGATCTCTGATCTAGTAGATGCGAGAAATCAATCCAACTCCATCTGATCTTATGATCTTTGCAGAGGACAAAGGTACTAGGCATATTTCCTCCATTTATATTCATAAGAAAGAACTCCCACTATTCGTTTGTATCAGCCTTTAGCGGGTCTTGGTGAATCAAAAATAGGTGTAGATAATGCGCATTGCTTTTGAGTTTGATTTGAACTAACTAGTTTCCACGGTTCTCCAGGAACCTACCGTTTGTTTGGAGTATAGCCAAGTGGTAAGGCATCGGTTTTTGGTATCGGCATGCAAAGGTTCGAATCTTTTTACTCCAGATTATGAAGACCCGATCGGATTTGTCAAGAACGAGCTAACAACTACAAGGGAAGTGGCTCAGTATCAACATACCACCTTCCCGTCTTATCAATGACAATCATCCGTTTGGATGAGGCCATTCTAAGGGTTGTTTAGGATTGGTATCTGCTCTCTTCCCACGGTGTTCTTGTCCCCATGACCAGTATCAGCAGAGGCAAGACCTGTAAGCACAAAGCCAGCCAAGAAGTAGAAGTTGGTAAAGATGGCACAAACAAAAGAAGAAAGGAACTTGGTTGGTGATCTTACATACGGGAGGCCTTCTATAGAGTGAGGCAAATAGCGATTTTGCTATAGATACTGGGATCAGAAAATGGTAGTGGATGTGGACGCCGAACAGGTGGCATGAAATGCTTGTTGAACGGACGGTGTCATACCACCGCCTCCTCCTGCAAACGAGCAAGTTCTAAGCTTTATCGATCTTCTCCGGCTCACGAAACTCTGGTCTAATGCCTGCCTTTAGAAAGGACCTGTTTCTTCCTGTTATTCATATCCGCTAGGGGTACGAAGGAGAAGGAGACCAGATGCGTTAAGCTAGTTGGTAAGAGTTCTTGTCATTATTGATAGTGGCCCTAGAGAAAGAGCTTACACTGATTGTTCTAACTTCATTCATATTTGATTCCGCAACTGAGACCTTTTCCCACATCTGTGCCAGGAGGGCAAGCGGTCAAAGCAGAAAGGGTTCTCGCTTCTCCGTCTGGAAGGACACCAAATGGACCAAATCCTATCGATCTTTCCTTACGACTCGACTTCAAAAAAAAAGGCCGCAGAGGGCTAAAGGCAGTATCTTTAGTCTAGCCAACTCCCTTGCTGCCTATTTCCTTTTAGACGGTCATTCGGTGGGGCCACAAGCACCATCAATTGCATTATCCCCGGTACCACACATCACTCCAATCAGAATAAGCGGGAATGCTGGTTGGAAAGACAGAGAAATAGAATAATGAGAATCATATGGTCTGCTTGGGAAGATAAGTGAAGAAAGCTCTAAGGTTTCCCTTCCTGCATTCAGAGCTTATCAATTCGTCCCGCGCTATATAGTGAAGCAAAGCTATCTATAAATCGAGCATATCTTTTATCCGGAAGGTAGTGGGCTTTCACCCGTACTCGCCCTTCCACTTCACACTTACTAAATTAGGCTGAGTGTATGCACACatgaaaacaaacagaaaacgAGTGAGCACTTTCTTTCTATAGACAACGGTCAAGTCTGTGATCCAAACagtgatgaaaagaattctcaaatCATTCGTGGATGGACGTGAAAGAAGGAAGAAGCAAATGGCACTACTTCCTCAAAGCGAGCTTCGGGTACCCGATCAAGGGACTAATGAAACACCAGTACATGTCATACAGAAGCTCCACTCATCCCTCCGCCAGCCCAACCTAAGTTTCTATCGGACTGAGCTATTCTTCAATCCAGTGCCCTAATCCTTTCGAACTTGGGTCCAGAAAATAGTGCTATTGTACAACCTGGGGAAGTCAATGCACATTCTAAGTGGGCTGCATGGGTCGGCCCTTTCACCTCATTCTTTTCCGTTTCCACGCTCTGAAACCGGGTTCTTTCACTTCAATCTCTCTCATAATCAAGCTGAGATATGATGCTGTTTCATCGTAGAATTATGAGAAATCCCTTGTTGGCTGGGATGGACCCTTAGTATAAGATAAGTCAACATAACAGGTTGTGTCAGTTTCTCAAAAGACATGGGCCCGCCTTTTGGGGTGACTAGCTGCATTCATTGGTTTGCTTTCTTCCACCAACTTCACAACCATCTTTCGCTGATGATAGGCAAGCTCAACCATAGTTTCCGTAGTTTGGTTCAATTCATTCGGCATTTCATTTCCAATTGGTAAGTTCTATTTTCTCTGACCCAAGGAAGAAGATCACAAGCGGGAGTCCCCTCTAGGAAGAGATGCTTTCCAAAGGCCGTACGCTACTGTTGAATGGCCAAATAGGGATTGAAACAGAGTAAATAACTATAGTATCCCATCGTAGTGGTAGCTGCATTTACGCGACCGGGTCCGAGCCATGGGACAAGACCAAATTGGATTGGATTTGTCACATCCGCGGATGGAAGACCGTAGATTTCTCACTTTCCCTACTCGGAGAGCACGTGTATGTAGTCCGCCTGTATCTACTTATTTATTCGGAGAGCGCCATTAATAGGATTCAGAAGTCGTACAAGCTATGGCAGATCCGTTTACCAATGCACCCAGTTCTCCTCATATTTGATTCTTTTTTTGGTATCGTTGGTTCCACGTACGTCTTTTGGGCGAGCTTTCTTCACTATCATCAAAACCAACGCTCAAACCGAAGCTTTCCGAGCAGTTGTTTATTTCTCACTTTAGTTGCTGTCGTTTTCCTCTTCCGAATTAAGCGAGTTAAAAACAAGGGGATCAGAAGAACAAACAATAAGAATGAGGGATTGAAGTCCGTTTCCTTCGTATCGTATTTCAACGGATCGGGTAGTTCTAGTCTTTTTTGATTACTCCTTCCTTTTTCCCATCATTTGACATAACATAATTAAGAAACTGTTTGATGGTCAACGGAAcgagtagagaagaaaaatgccctTATTCCAAAGGAAGTGAGTGCCAAAGCGAAAATAGAGTAAAGAATAAAAGAACGAAATGCAAGGGTTGCATCCGATGTTTCAAGTCCGGACGGTTCCTCCGCTAGGTTATTGAGTTGGCTCCCCCGTTATTCTTCATCAGACAACGCACACTTAATGGAAAAACGAGGTATCTTTTTGGAAAACTTCTCTACTTACGACTTTGTTAGCGCTTTGAGGGCTTCACTATGTTCTCTGAAATCTTGTATAAATAAGAAAGAAGTCTTTCTCAGGAGATGACTCTGCTGATACCGAGTTTTAATGCAAAATGGCTCCCGCTTCTTCTGAAAGAAAACTGGGGAAAAATCAATATGGAGCCGTTAGAGCCTTATCTGGCCGATATGACTTCGTGAAATTCTATCCTGAGAAAAACCTAAAATGGAGGGGTTGGGGCTTTGGCTCCAGGCTCAAACTCTATCTTGTGGTAGACTGCCCTCCTAGGGAGCGCTTGGGCAACTAACTTGTGGGGCATGACATCCCAAATTCATCATTTACATTAGGAATTTCCTGAAAAAAAAGTCTTATGTGTATTGGATCCGCTCTTCTGTTAGCATGAACACATGAATgagattcttcttattcttcctaaaTAGAACCCCCCACCCTCACCTTTCTTAGGACTATCAAGCCTTCTCGAATTAGGTCTATGGTAGAAGCTTTGAACGTAGACCCGGATACAAATCTTTCACTCACTGAAAAGTGAAAACCTGTGACTATATCGTCTTGAAGACGGATGCGGCGGGAAGAAGTGACATTTAGAAGTGTTGCTGGCTTTACATTTAGGTTTCGGCATAACAAAGCTTGCACTGTCTTTTCGCACTTAGGCGCACAGCATGCCGTTGGTAATGATTCTACTACGGTGCTGCAAATTCGCAAGCTGATCCTAAGTAATCGTTGTTGTTCATTGGATTCCTCCGGAATTACTTCGTTAGGATTGAAGAATTGCAGCAATTCTTCCTGAATAGACTCGATTCTCCCGTCGAGAGTTTCTTTGAAAGTCTTACCTAAACTCTTCCGACTGAATATGAGAAAGCCTATAAAACAACGAGCTACTATCATTTGTTCATTATAGATTGAGATCTTCTTCGGACTTGATGCACAAATAGATGGAATAGCAGCAAATAGCATATTTCTATCCTTCATATCCGTAGAAAGAAATCTCATCTCCAGGTAACTCCATCTTTTTCAGCTCTGCTCGCTCACTTTTGAAAGGAAAGGAGACTGGTCTTGACGTTGGCGTTGGTTTTTCCAACGAAATGAATAAGTTTTGGATTGagatttcacataagcattgcacaaTGATCCGCATTAGGCGGGGAGCAGCAATGATACCGCCGACCAGGAATAAGTACTTATCCCTCTTATACTTAAGAAAAGAGAATAGAAGTGGTTCCTTTTCATTCTATACGAAATTCGACGATTTCATTTGTGTTCATGTTGGCATAGGAGAACTACTAACTTCCGCCATCTGCATTAGTTACATTAGCGTGGGTAGGCGGTTCTCATGCCAAAGGGGAAGATCTCGCTCAGCCAAGTGCACAACCTGAGTAAGTACACTTATCGAGGAGTGATAGGGCAGCAGAGTTTGAGGCAAAAAAATTTTTGGGTGGCTATGGGTGATATGGGGAATCTAACAATTAATTGGCAATGATTTCATCGTGATGTGCATTGGTAGCTTCAAGACGAAGGCATTTTCCATACGTAAGCCACAATTTAAGTATCTTATTCTTCTGAACCAGGAAAAGCGTTTTGGTAAGGAGGATGAAAGAAGAGTACGAAAAAGGAAGTCCAAAGTCGTAGTCTTTAACAAGGCTTTCCTTCATCAGCGTAAATATCTAAAGTAGAGGCTTTGGTATAAACATAAATCCCATAATAGAGGGATCGATCATCACATTCTGCTTTGTTAAGAAAGAAGGATAACCTAGATAGATAAAGGTGGAATGGACTACGTGCAATCCCATCCATGGAAATTTTATTTACTGTAGAAATATGTATGATGTGCTGCTAGGAAATCCGCCATCGCTTGCCCTCTAATGGCCTTCTGTGGCGCATACACAATGTCGAACTCAGTAAGGATGATGGCCCCATCTTGCCAATCTTCCTGTAAGCATTGGTCTTGTCATGAGATATTAAGTGGGTGAACTTTGGAGATGAGGGTGACCCAATGTGCTATCATGTAGTGCCGTAGCTTCTTGACAGCGAACACCAGTGCAAGGCAATGTTTTTCGATAGGAGAGTATGCATGTTCAGCTCCTACGAGCACACGACTGAGGTAATAGAGGGCATTCTCTTTCCCGTTTTCATTTTCTTGTTCCAATAGAGCCCCAAGAGATTCATCCAAGGCCGTGGTGTAGAGTATAAGCTCCTTCCCTGGTATCGGCGCAACCAGGACTGGCGGATTGAGGAGATAGCTTTTGATGCCATCTAGGGCTTGTTGGCAGTTTCATCCCAAAAGAATGGAATgtcttttttggtttttcttgtaaAAGGTTGGATTCTTCCTGCAAAATTGGCTATGAATCGCCTGATGTATGCCAGGCGCCCTTGAAGCGAATGCAGCTCCTTAAGGTTTTGAGGAGGAGGCATTTCGAGTATGGCCTTGATTTTACTCGGGTCGATTTCTATTCCCCGATGTCGAATGACAAACCCTAGGAATTTGCCTGACGAGACCATGAAGGCGCACTTCAACGGGTTTAACTTGAGTGCATGTTGCCTTAGGCGGTCGAATAAGATTCTGAGATGTTGAAGatgttcttcataggataccgccTTTACAACAAGATCATCTACATAGCACTCGACAATCTTATGTATTATCTCATCGAAGATCTTTGTCATGGCGCGTTGATATGTAGCACCGACATTTTTGAGACCTTTGGGCATAACCTTGTAACAATATATGCCTATTGGAGTGCGAAAGGCTGTGCTTTATCAAGGCAAGCTTCTCTTTCTTTGCCAATGAATTTCATATAAGTGTATAGAAAGCCTTCTTTTCACAACCATGCACAAACCAAAGTGCTGCTGAAACATGAAATCCATGCACCAACAAGTTCCAGTTCATAAGCAATGAAAAAGCAGAGTATATGGGAGGATAGTGGCTAAATTGTTCACTTGAGGAGAGTGGGAAGTGACTAGTCCGATAGGAGAAGAGCGGAAGTGCGATCTTTCGATCCAATCTACGTCGACTAAAATCCATGTCTCATGGCACGAGGGCCATTGCGAGTTGATGTTGTTGCTTTACCGTCACAGTCTGTCCTCAAGAGAGGCATCCATTCCTGGCCAGACAAAGTTCCTATTAGTTCTCTTATAGGAAGCTAGTATACCCGAATGGCCTCCGGTAGCTGTCCCATGCAGTTCTTGCGCTATCCTGGCTCTTGCATTTCTAGCGGTCCCCACATAAAGCCTCCCTTTTTTCCTTAATACCCCTTCCTTCTCTTCCCAACCATCTTGTCCTCCTCTCGCTTCACTAATACTTGTCTTAACTTCTTCAGCTAATTTTGATCCTTCGTAGCTTTGTTTCACTTCTCATATCCAATCCGGCAACAACTTGCTCACAAGGGTGCAACCACTGAATTTGTAATGACACAATGATTTGAAAAACAATCAAAAGATATGTAAAGAACACAGACAGTAAAGGTAGAAGATCATTTCTGCATAGATAGGAGAGCTATTAAAATCCACAAACATGAATCAAAGTTTCGACTGGGTTCTCCAGATTTAACCAAAAGAAGACTTTTCTACAAATAAGAGAATttctcatttttttgtttatacCGAGCCAAAACATAGAATTTCCATTGAAGAAGGAAGTAAGGATGCTAGCCGGAGAATCAAGAAATAAATAATTCCCATTCCGATTCTTTTTTAGTTCCCAAGATAGAATTTCTTTGTTTTTGGCAAGAGCGGTGGGTGACAACGTGCAAGACTAGATAGGTTTGGCTTTGATCTGATCAATAGGAATAGGAGGAAGCATTGGAGAGGTACCAAATGACTGAAGAGGGGAACCCATCTGACCACATGTAGAGCCAGCCCATAAGTAAATTCAAGAGAATTTCTTCATCTTTCAAAGTATGTGAGTGAGGTAAAAATTCCATGGATCGATCTCATCACTCACATCCAACAACTAGTGAAAGATGTAATGATGAAGCTATAGGAGAAGAAAAAGCGTTGGTTTTGATTGGTAATCTTGAGTTGTCATCTTTTGAAAGAGAGTAACTTGCTGGATGGAGGGCAGCTAGGAGAATAAAGTTCATCTTTACCCCATCTTTCATTCCAACTCTATTTTCTTGTGTGCGATCCTTCTTTCTGGTTTGGAATCCAAGAAGCTCAATGGGCTAGTTTCAAGTTCGATCAGACATGAAATCTGGTATAGCCACCAGCCTAGATAGAATGGGAGGGGGAAGAAAAACTAGGAGCGAGCCACATTCAAGAGGGTTGTCAAAGGCCCTCCCAATAGAGCTATTTTGTCATTGAATCGATGGAGGGAAGACTCCTTCGGTAGGTGCCCCCGACTCTTCCAGTTTCTGGGTGGGATCTTATGGCTTAATCTCTGATTGCGCAGGATTCATCTTTGTTTGGTAACCTCAGACCCTGAACCAGGAGTTGGAAGCGCCTTTGCCAGACTTTCCAATTGAACACGATGCGGGTAATGCAACTCGGCAAGGAGAAGGCTGAACCCTG is drawn from Triticum dicoccoides isolate Atlit2015 ecotype Zavitan chromosome 6B, WEW_v2.0, whole genome shotgun sequence and contains these coding sequences:
- the LOC119325570 gene encoding ATP synthase protein MI25-like, translating into MRFLSTDMKDRNMLFAAIPSICASSPKKISIYNEQMIVARCFIGFLIFSRKSLGKTFKETLDGRIESIQEELLQFFNPNEVIPEESNEQQRLLRISLRICSTVVESLPTACCAPKCEKTVQALLCRNLNVKPATLLNVTSSRRIRLQDDIVTGFHFSVSERFVSGSTFKASTIDLIREGLIVLRKVRVGGSI